One window of Populus nigra chromosome 5, ddPopNigr1.1, whole genome shotgun sequence genomic DNA carries:
- the LOC133694893 gene encoding iridoid oxidase-like has product MDYEIAGLVLAVLLWVAWAVGTQRRYRRSEEQGQLPPGPRPLPVVGNIFLLGWAPHESFANLARVHGPIMTIWLGSMCNVVISSSEVAREMFKNHDAVLAGRKIYEAIRGDFGNEGSIITAQYGPHWRMLRRLCTTEFFVTSRLDAMQGARTRCIDGMLRYIEDGSANGTRAIDLGRYIFLMAFNLIGNLMFSKDLLDPKSEKGAKFFQHAGKVTELAGKPNMADFLPILRWLDPQGIRRKTQFHVARAFEIPGGFIKERTESVQKENSRDDKRKDYLDVLLEFRGDGVEEPSSFSSTTINAIVLEMFTAGTDTTTSTLEWAMAELLRNPKVLKTVQSELRSTIGPNKKLEDKDIENLPYLKAVIRETLRLHPPLPFLVPHMAMNPCKMLGYYIPKETTILVNVWAIGRDSKTWDDPLVFKPERFLEPNMVDYKGRHFEFIPFGSGRRMCPAMPLASRVLPLALGSLLLSFDWILPDGLKPEDVDMTEKIGITLRKSVPLKVIPTPYKGSSNHYGF; this is encoded by the exons ATGGACTATGAAATTGCAGGTCTGGTTCTAGCAGTCTTGCTATGGGTTGCATGGGCAGTGGGGACTCAACGTCGTTACCGTCGTTCAGAAGAGCAAGGGCAGCTACCACCGGGGCCTAGACCACTGCCAGTGGTTGGCAATATCTTCCTGCTGGGTTGGGCACCACACGAGTCTTTTGCTAATTTGGCTCGTGTTCATGGTCCAATCATGACCATTTGGCTCGGGTCCATGTGTAACGTGGTCATTTCCTCGAGCGAAGTGGCTCGTGAGATGTTCAAGAATCATGATGCGGTGTTGGCTGGGAGAAAAATCTATGAGGCTATAAGAGGTGATTTTGGCAATGAAGGGTCTATAATCACAGCCCAATATGGACCGCATTGGCGCATGTTAAGGCGCTTATGCACCACCGAATTCTTTGTGACTAGCCGCCTTGATGCCATGCAGGGTGCACGAACTAGGTGCATCGATGGCATGCTGCGATACATAGAAGATGGTAGCGCCAATGGCACTCGCGCTATTGACCTTGGGAGATACATTTTCTTGATGGCTTTTAATCTTATTGGCAACCTCATGTTTTCTAAAGATTTATTGGACCCAAAATCGGAGAAGGGAGCTAAGTTTTTTCAGCATGCAGGTAAGGTCACGGAGTTGGCAGGTAAGCCTAACATGGCTGATTTTTTGCCAATTTTAAGATGGCTTGATCCACAAGGTATAAGGAGGAAGACACAGTTCCATGTTGCAAGAGCCTTTGAGATTCCAGGAGGGTTCATCAAAGAAAGAACAGAGAGTGTGCAAAAGGAAAATAGTAGAGATGACAAGAGGAAAGATTACCTAGATGTCCTTTTGGAGTTTCGCGGCGATGGCGTGGAGGAGCCCTCTAGCTTTTCTTCAACAACGATCAATGCGATTGTCTTA gAAATGTTTACGGCAGGGACTGATACAACAACAAGCACTTTGGAATGGGCCATGGCTGAACTTCTACGTAATCCTAAAGTGCTGAAGACAGTCCAATCCGAGTTGAGAAGCACCATTGGCCCCAACAAGAAGCTCGAAGATAAAGACATTGAGAATCTCCCATATCTAAAGGCAGTCATCAGGGAAACACTGAGACTTCACCCTCCTCTCCCTTTTTTAGTCCCGCACATGGCCATGAACCCTTGCAAGATGCTAGGCTATTACATCCCTAAAGAGACAACAATTCTAGTTAATGTGTGGGCCATTGGAAGGGATTCAAAGACTTGGGATGACCCTTTGGTTTTCAAGCCAGAAAGGTTCTTGGAACCAAACATGGTAGATTACAAAGGTCGTCATTTTGAGTTCATACCATTTGGCTCTGGCCGTAGAATGTGCCCTGCCATGCCGCTCGCTTCTCGTGTACTTCCTTTGGCTCTTGGATCGCTCTTGCTTTCATTTGATTGGATTTTGCCTGATGGTCTCAAGCCAGAGGATGTGGACATGACTGAAAAAATAGGGATAACACTTAGAAAAAGTGTTCCCTTAAAGGTCATACCGACACCTTACAAGGGGTCATCAAACCATTATGGGTTCTGA